The following nucleotide sequence is from Toxoplasma gondii ME49 chromosome IV, whole genome shotgun sequence.
TACCGTAAGGTTCCTTCTTCTTAGGTCGCTAGAAACGGCGGGAAAGTCACGGTCGTTTATGGGAGGACGCGTTTGTGTTGAAAGTAACTGGAGGAGCGATAGCGCGCGCGGCACCTGCCAGCCTCTTTACCAATCCCGTTGGGATCTGGCACAGGGTCTCCCACAGATGGCAATGAGTGGAAAAGGTTCCACTTTGACGGCTTATTTTGCTTAGGGCCAATGATTCATTCCTTCGGTTTTGATGTAACTCTGATtcgcgagaaacgaaaacagaTCCTCTTCGAGGCTCTGGGCTTCAACGCCACTCGtcacaagaaaaagagatccAAGCAGCAAACGAACTCTGATAGAGGTTGAGGGAGAAAATGGGCAGATCCAGCGAGACATGCGGATTCGCTCCGATGCTACCGAAGCTCTTCCTGTTTCACCACCCACAAATACCACAAAGCCGAACAGTAACCATATGATGGAGGCCGAAATAGCCTCACCCAAGTCTGACAGAACAGCTGAAACGCTGTCACTTCTAAGCAGAACAGAAACCAAAACTTTCTGCAGATAGTGAACATGGATGTTGTGCAGTTACGAGCACACCGGGTCTTCCCGCATTCTCGGAAGAGTGAAGAATCTTGTGTGAAGGCGGTCGTAAACGTCGCACTCTAGTACGATTCTGTTGGGGCTAACGAAATCAGAAAAAACACCTAGACGTTCGTTTTGCTTGAGCAACGAGCCGCTGAGGGTTTTGGAATTTGTGAACCTGCTTGAGAACCCGCCGTTATGCTCTGCTGGACCTAGAGTAAGCGTAAGAACCATGCATGCGTGCCACACTACACAAAGCGCCATGCCCCCCATCTTGTACGAAACATGGTGATTCTGTAGGCTGTTCAAACCTTCTTTTCATACGTCTCGACTCCAAGAACACACGGAGCTCGAGGAGACTCGTAAATAGATTTGAGAGAGTAGAATTATACCGTTGCGGGAAAGTGTACGCACGCTGTGACCTGCTGAGTTGCTTCAGAGGCGCAGTTTTGCACACGGCGCAcgttcttgtttttcttttcttgaaCTCATACATTTTTCTCGTGGCGGGCAATTACCGCTGTTGGCTAGGAACAGGGAAGTGCTATTGGCTTCCACAAGATTGAGGCGGCGCCCGTCGAATGCGGTTGTTTTGTTGATGCGGCGCTTCGCAAAGTTTCACACTCGCCGTCAGCCGCACAGCCGCTCTGGGCCAATGCAGTAGCGCCGGCCGATTCGTTCTTCCTGGCGTATCCTTCCGCATTCAGCTTCGGAATTGCAACAGGGGTCCATTTTCCAGTATTTCTCTTGAATGATGTTCGTCTATAACTCCGTCACGTATCTGAGTTACCTGCCATGCTGTAAATCCGCGCCCTTCGACGAGCGGCGGACAAAGGTCACTGCTTCTCGGTTACGGCAACCAGTCTCGACCTAGGAACCACCATCTGTAAAGGTAAACTTTCACGTTCTCTCATCCGCAACCTCAGCTAGAAGACGGACCGCTATAGTGGTGCTGTGTCTTGCCAGATGCGTGTACGTCTCTCCCAAATCCGATGAGACTGCCTTTCTAGCCGCAAGAGCCTCCTGTTTCTACCAGATCCAAAGTACACTTTTCTgtggagcagcagagagactgtatgcatgcagttACCTGTGTATCTGGGCTTCCGCCACCCCCGTTTCACCGCAGCCGTGTACCGGGGACCCTGGCGATAAGTTTGAAAGGGGATTCTGCTGGACACAGGTCATGTcacttttctttcctgaGAGGCTATTCTGGTGTTGTCACTTTCACTTTCGCGTTTAAAACGACTTCATCTTCCATGATTTTTTTGAGTCCATGCGTGTTTACTTCTTTTGTCGTGCTGTCTCGAGTTGAGGTGCCAGCCGACTTCCTAAGATTTGTGTTTCTTACTGAAGAAAGCTGAAGCTTCGCTCTTCTGGGCGTCTACTCCTTCCTGGTTATACCGTCGCTGAGGACGAGCAAGTGTGGTAAGAGGCCTATTTCTGGAAGCAGGTGGGGTGTACACGGATCTCTAAATTGGGCTGCCGCTCTTCTGTGTTTGCAGTCTGAAGAATCTGCGgtgtgttctgtctctggtgTGCCGTTCACTGGCAACGCTACCGCCGTATGCCACGGGGAGTCCAGCGACGAAGTGGCGGTTACTTCAGTTTCTCGAACAAAACCGACTTTCACAAACGCCTTCCGTGAACGAAGTCACATTCCGTGGCCAGCTGTGCGAGAAGGAGATTTCGTGGTAGAAAAAACGACGCGCTTCCGGTCTCCCCCCTTGCCATGGTTGTGGAGTCGTGCGAGCAACGGTGCCCCGCAAACGCGGCTGGCAGTCGCACTCTGCTTCCCCTCCTTCCGGTCTTCGGGTCTTTCACGAAACGGCAGGACAAGGACAGTTCACCACAGAACGCCTGCCAAAAGTCTCTGCCCAGTCCTGAACAAAAACTTCGGTCGCTCTTTGCTTCCAGTTCCCCCTGCGTTCTACCCACCTCGTCGGGGCGGCCGGCGACTTCCGCTGTGGTTCTTGCGAGTGCGAGTGTTCGGCGACTGGAGTTGTGCCGCAGCGTGCTGAACTTGGATGTCGAGTGCATGCCATCCGACTTCGAAGCTCTTCGTAGACCCTCGAAGCCTCAGGCAAATGgtcgcgagaaaaagaaccaAGAAGCGGGGGAGCGGGGAGCAgctgagagcgaggaaggccaCAGACAGATTGACACCGTCTCTCCggatgaagaggagagtCTTCTTGTGAAACTTGTGGAGACAAACGAAGCGAGACAGGCGCAGGTAGAGTACGACGTGAGGCAACGCGGCGTCAGAAGGAAGCCGGGAAGCAAAAGATGGATGCaggcaacgaagaaaaggtgGAGGGGGTCGGTGTAGctgaaggggagaaaggcgaagaagaaacaagaggcCAGAAAAAGAGTGCGACAAGGGAAACGCAAGAACGCGCGGACAGCGGGGGGATGGAGAATCCGGATAAAGAGGGAGGAGCGCATAGCTTGAAACAGTGAAAGGTGTCTGAAATGAAGGAAGCCaacagcgaggaagggaaACAGTAGCTGTCCCGTGTATATCACGCAAGTGCCATGCCTCACCATGCCGGAAAGGTCACGCGAATATCCGACAGTACACCTCTCCAcgctcgtctctctgggCCTGTCAGACTGAGACAACTGGACTGTCTTTTGTCTGCGTTCTGCacctcgttcttcgtcctgTGTCCCCCAGGACGGCAGTGGAAGAGGCGATCAGAGAGCCGCTGCTTCCATTCATGTAATTTTTCTTACACTTCGTGCCCAACtgactctcttctcgaggGCTTAGggtgcgtctctcctgtggCGTTCAGAGCTTCCGGTCCTGCCGTGTGACGTGCGGCTTTTCAGGCATCCAGCAAGTCCCGGGCGTCTGTCGGTTGGGATGCGGAGCTCTACGCTCTTAAAACAGCGAACGGAAAAGCTCGAAGCGTGGCCAGAGAGATATGGAAAACCGATGAGGCTTCTCTTAACAATGCCAATCGGGGGCCGCCTCAAGCCGATGGTGAGGACTCTGTACCGGCTTGTATGGACAGATATTTCTGGATGTTCCGAGTGGTAGAAAGGGTCTCCCATCCATTGCAGACTTGCCGATATTTCAGACGTCTGTAAGTCGGAAGCACTGCGTGTAGCGTGGTGATCGACGGTCGTGCCTTCGGGAGTCCTCCGGCTCCCTCACCTCTAGCCTCATTCAAAGTCATCAAACTCATCGATACGAGAGAGGGACCAGAAACTGGATATGAACGATAACTGAGATGCTGCGCAAAATCTAGAAGTCCACTAGCGGTCAAACGAAAGAATgtctctccatatatatatatatgcatatatatatatatgtattcaaTAGCTTAGGAGATTGAGTGGTAATGTAAGTTATGTCTTTTTGTGTTGTGTGTGTCGCGTTTTTGTAGACGAAGCTTGTTGTTCTGCCCAGAAGAGACAATGCCGAGAGAGCGCCGCTCGGTCGCGAGCAGGGGAGAGATCTCCGTCCCCTCGTTATACGCCTCTTCCACCGCACTCAATCGTCATCGGAGCCGACACTATTGTCGAGCTGGACGGACAAATTCTGGAAAAACCCAAAGACGAGCAAGACGCAAGGCGAATGCTCGCGAGCTTGAGTGGAAGAACACACGCAGTCCACACAGCAGTCAGCCTTTACTCTCGACAGGGTGGAGCTGAGCATCCAGTTGCTGCTTTCGTCGAAACGACGAAAGTGACAATGGTGGCTCTCGGCAGCGACGATATCGAGGCGTATGTGCGTACCGGGGAACCCATAGACAAGGCAGGTAAGTTCTTTGCCTCCCGTCTCGTGTTGCtcatttcctctctgtgtttttcctcttATGTGTTTTCCTTAAAATTTTGTCGTGCAGTGGGGCATGCAGACGGTCTGTTTACGAATCTATGTGTGCATGAGAAGGTATAAAGCAAGCGGATGCCCACAAACAgtaggaagagaaggacgacggATAAGATAGAAGAGACgcggcagcgagagaaatgcGTTTCACTCACTCTACACAGGCCATTTGAGCGGACTGGCTTTCTTTGCTATGCTTCAAGGTAGCTACGGCATCCAAGGCATTGCTGGTCAGTTCGTTTCTCGAATTGACGGCTGTTTCTTCAACGTCGTCGGGTTGCCGGTGACGAGGCTCGCGGAGGCTCTCGTTGACCTCTGGAAGCGGTCATTGATCATATGATTTTCCCCAAACACTTCAACATATCACTCCACAAGGGAACACGAAAAACCGAACAGGCATAGTCGGCAGCACAAACCCACCTATACGCTCGGATTGTGTGATTACGTGTCCTAGCCTCTGGGTTTTTGAGGCGCAGCCACCTAGATTTGCTCATTTGCTTAAACCGTATTGGGTGAATTCAATCACCTAGTGAAATGATGATCCTAATGTGTTTTAAACACATACATGCGCTGATCTTGGGGGATTGCTTTACTGGAAGCGTTTTTTGTAAGGGCTCCCCGGAGGCAGACGTGGCACTGGCTTCGGAACCGGCAGTCTCTTGTTCACTCACTGTCCCAATTACAACGAAACTATCGAAACTCCTTCTACTGGACTCGTGCAGACCGTGTGTGGAATGTGGAAAAAAATTATTAAGAACATGTTCGTGTGCTTGGAAAGTACCCGTACCACACAAGTGCGCTGGTGCCAACCGCAGGCATGTCCCTCGGTGGACGTGTTCTTGACCGAACCCCGACAGCCTGTTTGCCACGGACCGGAGAAAAAGCTTTCGAGCAAcgcaggaaagaggagaaaaccaTTCCCTTACCGGGAACGATGAAACCTTGCGACTCAGGTCGCTTTTCTCAAAAGTTTCTGGGTGGCGGAACACTCGCGTCTTCGGACCCCGGCTCGTGCGTGAATATTCTGCTCGCTTGATCTGTTCACGGGATTGGTGCATCACGATTGAGGTAGCAGAGAGCAAATATTTCTATAGAATCCTGGACGGCACTTTGCTTCGATTCGCTTTCCAGGGCATGCGGTTGCCCGGACGCCGCGAGTTTTTCATCTGGTTGAGTACCTGCTGACATCCGGAGCAGCAACAAAAAGGAAATGTAGACAGTCTATCCAAATTTCCGGATGCCCAATCGTGGAACAGAACTGAGGTAACAAAGCATACTTTTTCGTGCGTAGTCCTGGCACGGTATCTGGTCGAC
It contains:
- a CDS encoding septum formation protein maf, putative (encoded by transcript TGME49_301430), whose amino-acid sequence is MVVESCEQRCPANAAGSRTLLPLLPVFGSFTKRQDKDSSPQNACQKSLPSPEQKLRSLFASSSPCVLPTSSGRPATSAVVLASASVRRLELCRSVLNLDVECMPSDFEALRRPSKPQANGREKKNQEAGERGAAESEEGHRQIDTVSPDEEESLLVKLVETNEARQAQASSKSRASVGWDAELYALKTANGKARSVAREIWKTDEASLNNANRGPPQADDEACCSAQKRQCRESAARSRAGERSPSPRYTPLPPHSIVIGADTIVELDGQILEKPKDEQDARRMLASLSGRTHAVHTAVSLYSRQGGAEHPVAAFVETTKVTMVALGSDDIEAYVRTGEPIDKAGKFFASRLVLLISSLCFSSYVFSLKFCRAVGHADGLFTNLCVHEKV